One genomic region from Sander lucioperca isolate FBNREF2018 chromosome 3, SLUC_FBN_1.2, whole genome shotgun sequence encodes:
- the map1aa gene encoding microtubule-associated protein 1A isoform X2, with product MDGVTEFTEYVSETVDVPSSFDLLEPPTSGGFLKLSKPCCYIFPGGRGDSALFAVNGFNILVDGGSDQKSCFWKLVRHLDRIDSVLLTHIGADNLPGINGLFQRKIAEQEEERNQGSGSSSNGEWMKNLISPELGIVFFNVPEKLRMPESTLKVKRSIEEASLTLQYLNKLGITPEPLHRVVSNTIEPITLFHKLGVGKLDMYVLNPVKESKEMQFLMQKWAGNSKAKTGITMANGKEGEISVPYLTSVTALIVWIPHRPTEKIVRVLFPGNAPQNKIFEGLEKLKHLDFLRYPVATQKDISSGAPPPIIKQTKIRSRTDSKESLKSSPKPHSKTTKKEASGQEEESKSEITKENKVEKKEEKKLKSESLKATKQQKNSEVAPVAGKTEKKKISKEKTAKHEKASKMDEKKDKEKKEIKKEKREAKREENIRKEEKKESKAKEDKKKDSSKPELRKITKPDLKPLTPEVRKTLHKAKTQAKPKTDKNKVVKEEANEKKPVPKNIPEEIAAAALADRSIVSSPEDLTEDFEALKQEELSKKTEPIQNDVMSGYLLHTDTKDPSLVFPDETVTSPATEIQSASPKSPVKQEYNKDKGASVQVTATEKKEASDAFDKKYEEEQMEKYDKYHVKDHIGDRSKKSDSSEEEGDVIEKAEFEGTEDDEVLKYKMEEAKKEKTGKEWDTKPTEQKPLSTTALSGQVAASASEQFSFIQDETIPVYSETEQTISDEEIHEEPEDRIPHLRYDVGSYDISVPDVPGTFDSMHGIKEMKCSAVSDIKPKAFMGGHEPELAPYPAIIAAPLAEEEHISSATSITEYDKLSSFATSVAEDQSITSVTAPQTEEAGRNSLLLDTINSIPSRAEAAHGKDYLHSAGTISPTSSLEDDKCFKSPSSDEYQPNIPEMESGDAKIKSVHEEEEDEEDEDEDQTPNVDIPLGKLQEGYENASFMMLQEKQKSPSATFSPPPPLFSTMKSSPTQAVKENQSLLSTEGFKMGADIKPVSPPPSFSSELDLESHSRQESEERCLSPDDSTMKLASPTQSMPTSSGYSPTEEKPFKTEDKDEAGFNVKGDTQKSVIISDSTAYIGLIGDNTVSEESQEESNESNEEEDYYTKKDLQPAVKAKLMEAKEGCFLDDDFASEAKSAKTETEVKSLEKTPLSFSTEEKTIPQVMYSDEDEEDDDNQSGVGSNKPLSTNQSKVDLKSESTEETDVSFKETEKNVHFSLYNFPEKETKEKAVYIRQDTPYVHGKTFSYSDIYGSVDSDSYHQESLDKAEKDTAKVEVDSQKPESPSPVKATDKMSEKEGFTVSYGKESSSSSSWLDSKSTSAVPPFEDVKGKETFEHGTGSRFPSLADRPEASSTSLSSEKDASFKSQIDGGPKPQTYSSMTASDVDKPAATGYGEKGASLEVDMRKLTAREEEDYDDDEVVEEGDEDEEDEEEEDDDEDAVDSDMEKGAKEKSEKEVKSPISEMFGSNRPEFMVSMAGYGYNSQGKPSSSSSLAKAEHEVKIDSSSFSGKPMDLGATGLSAYSSGFDYSYGSGEKDSFLSQTTDKGKEDFTLKSTEDSYYQNDSADPDFEKQKIPDLSKRSLDTSFQYTTTAAPGYSSSSAYSYSSSTSGSLSTSRQFGEELETPAEPLFEYSSFKEEHSLVMDPPYSGSAGTKDDYLEVSEKQITATTMAESTSSLARFSPLSPFEEVNSFPSLSSAAFAEDKKEYTTSAGPVMDKGPQSDCFYKPGWSVGSKLDTTVGFGASAGPFAQPAELSKDKEAASAALFGITSSPRPDTEGKHYFEETDSSEEEDEEAYMREMTRTLSSGQSGNLSFSNKHVAPAASENTAGALPDVLGSYMPSPLQASKPDPVNGPMEVSSSSTLPAGAAASGASSGPAKVEPREGAAAYRSSFEWEMSKPQMGMVPGDSPPHYRHDDEFEEECEMEPEHPARPLSLSSTDQPFRSPFYAEECSQGGQDDDDDDSDQDLAGDVPMGATSSYTSRSSPGYSSSEYRQPKHDLSPSFINPCMRQLSSDEDDEEHGRRSDQSQEADVHDLSVKRRANKQPHHHQSHSSSLQQAGGMSAGLVLATEDTPPTSISESLASQSDSDVPPGTEEYPSVAGEGNMDSDEDADYMPVDKLSATGGGSHQSSRRSNDPPPAPLMDPIPHPPRPDVCMVDPDSLDNGVVKKEPKAKSLKKTLGKTKSASPARRKRSPMPVKQTPSPRSASLKKKEADKSSRMSRLSDGQGSKDDDLSRSSYNPGKGLTNGVKSSSGSQKSGSAAAPGLPIYVDLAYIPNHCSAKNVDQEFFKRIRSAYYVVSGNDTASGEPSRGVLDALLDGKAQWGSNLQVTLIPTHDTEVTRDWYQQTHERQQELNIMVLASSSTVVMQDESFPACKIEF from the exons ATGGACGGAGTCACAGAGTTCACTGAGTATGTCTCCGAGACAGTGGATGTGCCGTCGTCCTTCGACCTCCTGGAGCCCCCAACCTCTGGAGGTTTTCTGAAGCTGTCCAAACCCTGCTGCTACATCTTCCCTGGAGGCAGGGGAGACTCTGCTCTGTTCGCCGTCAATGGATTCAACATCCTGGTGGATGGAGGGTCTGATCAAAAGTCCTGCTTCTGGAAGCTGGTTCGCCACCTGGACAGGATTGACTCTGTTCTGCTCACCCATATTGGTGCGGACAACCTGCCTGGCATCAACGGGCTGTTCCAGAGGAAGATTGCAGAGCAAGAAGAGGAGCGTAACCAAGGATCTGGCTCCAGCAGCAACGGTGAATGGATGAAGAACCTGATCTCTCCTGAGCTTGGGATTGTGTTTTTCAACGTCCCAGAGAAGCTTCGGATGCCTGAGTCCACGCTGAAAGTGAAACGAAGCATTGAGGAAGCATCTCTTACATTGCAGTACCTCAATAAGCTTGGTATCACACCAGAGCCTCTTCACAGGGTAGTCAGCAACACCATCGAACCCATCACACTATTCCACAAACTTGGTGTGGGGAAGTTAGACATGTATGTCTTAAACCCTGTAAAAGAGAGCAAAGAGATGCAGTTTCTAATGCAGAAATGGGCTGGAAACAGCAAAGCCAAGACCGGGATTACGATGGCCAATggaaaagaaggagaaataTCTGTCCCCTATTTGACATCAGTTACCGCTCTCATAGTTTGGATTCCTCACCGTCCAACAGAAAAGATAGTTAGGGTGCTCTTCCCTGGAAATGCACCGCAGAATAAAATCTTTGAAGGCCTCGAGAAACTGAAACACCTGGACTTCCTGCGATACCCAGTGGCGACCCAAAAAGACATATCATCTGGTGCACCTCCTCCCATCATCAAACAGACTAAAATAAGATCAAGAACTGACAGCAAAGAGAGTCTCAAGTCTTCACCCAAACCTCACTctaaaacaacaaagaaagaaGCCAGTGGACAGGAGGAAGAGTCCAAGAGTGAAATCACTAAAGAGAATAAAGTGGaaaagaaggaggagaagaagctcAAAAGTGaaagtctaaaagccaccaaacaacagaaaaacagcgAGGTCGCCCCTGTAGCAGgcaagacagagaaaaagaaaatatcaaaGGAAAAAACTGCCAAGCATGAGAAAGCGTCCAAGATGgatgaaaagaaagacaaagagaaaaaagaaattaagaaagaaaaacgtgaagcaaagagagaagaaaatataagaaaagaagagaaaaaggaaagtAAAGCCAAGGAGGATAAAAAGAAGGACTCAAGTAAACCGGAACTGAGAAAAATCACGAAACCTGACCTGAAGCCGCTCACCCCTGAAGTGAGAAAAACTCTGCATAAAGCTAAGACTCAGGCTAAACCcaagacagacaaaaacaaagtagtGAAAGAGGAAGCAAATGAGAAAAAGCCAGTCCCAAAGAACATCCCTGAGGAGATCGCAGCAGCAGCTTTGGCTGACAGGTCCATTGTGTCCTCCCCAGAGGACCTCACCGAGGACTTTGAGGCTCTGAAACAAGAAGAGCTGTCCAAAAAGACTGAGCCTATTCAGAATGATGTGATGTCTGGGTATTTGCTGCACACAGATACTAAAGATCCTTCCTTAGTTTTCCCCGATGAGACGGTCACATCCCCAGCCACTGAGATACAATCGGCTTCACCCAAATCCCCCGTCAAACAGGAATACAACAAAGACAAGGGCGCTTCAgtacaggttacagccactgaaaagaaggaaGCAAGCGATGCCTTTGACAAGAAGTATGAAGAGGAGCAAATGGAGAAATATGACAAATACCATGTAAAGGACCACATTGGAGACAGATCAAAGAAAAGTGACAGCTCAGAGGAGGAGGGTGATGTCATTGAAAAAGCTGAATTTGAAGGAACGGAAGATGACGAGGTCCTGAAATATAAAATGGAGGAGGcgaaaaaggaaaaaactggAAAGGAGTGGGACACCAAGCCAACTGAGCAAAAACCTTTGTCAACCACAGCCCTGTCTGGGCAAGTAGCAGCATCCGCCTCGGAGCAATTCTCCTTCATCCAAGACGAGACCATCCCTGTTTACTCCGAGACTGAACAGACCATCTCTGATGAGGAGATCCACGAGGAACCAGAAGATAGGATCCCACATTTGCGCTATGATGTGGGCTCCTATGACATCTCTGTCCCTGATGTCCCTGGTACCTTTGACTCCATGCATGGTATAAAAGAGATGAAGTGCTCCGCCGTGTCTGACATCAAACCCAAAGCCTTCATGGGAGGGCACGAGCCTGAACTCGCACCTTACCCTGCCATCATTGCTGCCCCTCTTGCAGAGGAGGAGCACATCTCCTCTGCAACATCCATAACAGAATATGACAAACTATCATCCTTTGCCACATCTGTAGCCGAGGACCAGTCGATAACCTCTGTGACAGCGCCACAGACCGAGGAGGCTGGGAGGAACTCTCTCCTGCTTGACACAATCAACAGTATCCCCTCACGCGCCGAGGCTGCCCATGGGAAGGACTATCTCCACTCGGCAGGAACCATCTCACCCACATCCTCTCTGGAGGACGACAAGTGCTTCAAGTCTCCTTCCTCTGACGAGTACCAGCCCAACATTCCCGAGATGGAATCTGGGGATGCAAAGATCAAATCAGTCCACGAAGaagaagaggacgaggaagacGAGGACGAGGACCAGACTCCGAACGTTGACATCCCTCTGGGTAAACTCCAAGAGGGCTATGAAAACGCATCCTTCATGATGCTCCAGGAAAAGCAGAAATCTCCCTCTGCCactttttctcctcctcctcctctcttctctacCATGAAGTCCTCTCCCACGCAGGCTGTCAAAGAAAACCAATCTCTCTTAAGCACAGAGGGATTTAAGATGGGTGCGGATATAAAGCCTGTTTCACCCCCTCCATCTTTCTCCTCTGAATTAGACTTAGAGTCCCACTCCAGGCAGGAGAGTGAGGAAAGATGTCTAAGTCCAGATGACAGCACCATGAAACTGGCTTCACCCACACAGTCTATGCCTACAAGCAGTGGCTACTCTCCAACAGAAGAGAAACCCTTTAAGACAGAAGACAAAGATGAAGCAGGGTTCAATGTTAAAGGTGACACCCAGAAATCAGTCATTATCTCAGACAGTACTGCCTATATTGGTCTGATAGGTGACAACACAGTGTCTGAAGAGTCTCAAGAAGAATCCAATGAATCCAATGAAGAGGAAGACTATTACACCAAAAAGGATCTACAGCCCGCTGTTAAGGCCAAGCTTATGGAGGCAAAAGAGGGGTGCTTCTTGGATGACGACTTCGCCTCTGAGGCTAAATctgcaaagacagaaacagaagtCAAGAGCTTGGAAAAGACACCGTTGTCTTTCAGCACAGAGGAAAAAACAATACCTCAAGTGATGTACtcagatgaagatgaagaagatgatgatAATCAAAGTGGGGTAGGGTCTAATAAGCCCTTATCAACCAATCAAAGCAAAGTAGACTTAAAAAGTGAAAGCACAGAGGAAACGGATGTTTCttttaaagagacagagaaaaatgtTCATTTCAGTCTCTATAATTTTCCAGAGAAGGAGACCAAAGAAAAGGCCGTGTATATAAGACAGGACACACCCTATGTGCATGGCAAAACATTCTCTTACAGTGACATTTATGGCTCAGTGGACTCGGATTCATATCATCAGGAGTCCTTAGATAAAGCGGAGAAGGACACTGCGAAGGTTGAAGTGGATTCGCAGAAACCCGAGTCCCCATCCCCGGTAAAAGCCACGGACAAAATGTCAGAGAAGGAGGGATTTACCGTCTCTTATGGAAAagagtcctcctcctcctcatcgtGGCTCGACTCCAAGAGCACTTCTGCTGTACCTCCATTCGAAGACGTCAAAGGAAAGGAGACATTTGAACATGGCACAGGTAGCCGATTCCCTTCATTGGCTGATAGACCCGAGGCCTCGTCCACTTCTTTATCATCAGAAAAAGACGCCTCTTTTAAAAGTCAGATTGATGGCGGCCCAAAGCCCCAAACGTACTCCTCAATGACAGCGTCTGATGTAGACAAACCTGCCGCCACAGGCTACGGCGAGAAAGGAGCTAGTTTGGAGGTTGATATGCGAAAACTAACAGcaagggaggaggaggactatgatgatgatgaagttgTCGAAGAAGGtgatgaggatgaggaggacgaagaggaggaggacgacgACGAAGACGCTGTTGATTCTGATATGGAGAAAGGTGCCAAAGAGAAGTCTGAGAAGGAAGTCAAAAGTCCAATTAGTGAAATGTTTGGCTCAAATAGGCCTGAATTTATGGTTTCCATGGCTGGATACGGCTATAACAGCCAGGGGAAGCCGAGCAGCTCTAGCTCACTCGCAAAGGCTGAACACGAAGTTAAAATTGACTCCTCATCCTTCAGTGGAAAACCAATGGATTTAGGAGCTACAGGTCTCTCTGCCTACTCCTCGGGCTTTGACTACTCATATGGAAGTGGTGAGAAAGACTCATTTTTAAGTCAGACCACAGACAAAGGTAAAGAGGATTTCACTTTGAAATCAACAGAGGACAGTTATTACCAGAATGACAGTGCTGATCCGGATTTTGAGAAACAGAAGATACCAGACCTGAGTAAGAGATCACTGGACACAAGCTTTCAGTACACGACCACCGCTGCCCCTGGGTACTCCTCCTCTTCGGCCTATAGctactcctcctccacctcgGGCTCCCTCTCCACCAGCCGTCAGTTCGGAGAGGAACTCGAGACCCCTGCCGAGCCTCTCTTTGAGTACTCCTCCTTTAAAGAAGAACACTCACTGGTCATGGATCCTCCCTACTCTGGCTCCGCTGGCACAAAAGACGACTATCTAGAAGTCTCTGAAAAACAGATCACAGCTACAACCATGGCTGAGTCCACTTCCAGTTTAGCTCGCTTCTCACCCCTCAGCCCATTTGAGGAGGTCAACTCATTCCCTTCGCTCTCCTCCGCTGCCTTTGCTGAGGACAAGAAAGAGTATACCACTTCAGCAGGTCCAGTAATGGACAAAGGCCCTCAATCGGATTGCTTCTATAAGCCTGGATGGTCTGTAGGGTCCAAGCTGGACACAACTGTTGGGTTTGGGGCCTCAGCAGGACCATTTGCTCAACCTgcagagctgtccaaagacaaagAGGCAGCCAGCGCCGCTCTATTTGGCATCACTTCCTCCCCACGCCCAGACACAGAAGGCAAGCATTACTTTGAGGAGACTGACAGcagtgaggaagaggatgaggaggCTTACATGCGTGAGATGACCAGGACGCTTTCCAGCGGCCAGTCTGGTAACCTCTCATTTTCTAACAAGCATGTTGCTCCAGCTGCCAGTGAAAATACGGCTGGTGCACTCCCTGATGTTCTTGGCTCCTACATGCCCTCGCCTCTTCAGGCCAGCAAGCCAGACCCGGTCAACGGCCCCATGGAGGTCAGCTCAAGCAGCACCCTCCCTGCTGGAGCAGCAGCCAGTGGTGCGTCTTCAGGCCCAGCCAAGGTGGAGCCCAGAGAGGGAGCAGCAGCTTACAGGAGCTCTTTTGAGTGGGAAATGTCAAAACCCCAGATGGGGATGGTGCCCGGAGACTCCCCTCCCCATTACCGCCATGATGACGAGTTTGAAGAGGAGTGTGAGATGGAGCCGGAGCACCCTGCCCGCCCGCTGTCACTCTCTTCAACCGATCAGCCGTTCCGCTCTCCGTTCTACGCTGAAGAGTGCAGCCAAGGGGGCCAGGATGACGACGACGATGACAGCGATCAGGATCTTGCTGGTGACGTGCCCATGGGAGCCACCTCCTCTTACACCAGCCGCAGCTCTCCTGGATATTCCTCCTCTGAGTACAGGCAGCCCAAACACGATCTCTCGCCTTCCTTCATAAACCCATGCATGCGGCAGCTATCCAGCGACGAGGATGACGAGGAGCACGGGCGCAGGAGTGACCAATCGCAGGAGGCTGATGTGCACGATCTGTCGGTCAAGAGAAGGGCTAACAAGCAGCCCCATCATCACCAGTCTCACAGCAGCTCTCTGCAGCAAGCTGGCGGCATGTCAGCAGGGCTGGTTCTGGCCACGGAGGACACACCGCCCACCTCCATCAGCGAATCTTTAGCCTCTCAGTCAGACTCTGATGTGCCTCCAGGCACTGAGGAATACCCCTCGGTCGCTGGCGAAGGCAACATGGACTCAGATGAGGATGCAGACTACATGCCTGTTGATAAATTATCTGCCACCGGGGGAGGCAGCCATCAATCCTCTAGGAGGAGCAATGACCCTCCTCCTGCTCCCCTCATGGACCCTATCCCTCACCCCCCACGCCCAGACGTTTGCATGGTGGATCCTGACTCTTTGGATAATGGCGTAGTCAAGAAAGAACCAAAAGCCAAGAGCTTAAAGAAGACTTTGGGAAAAACCAAATCAGCATCACCGGCTAGGCGCAAGAGGTCTCCCATGCCCGTCAAACAGACGCCGTCTCCTCGCAGCGCCTCGCTGAAGAAGAAGGAGGCAGACAAGAGCTCACGGATGTCTCGTCTGTCAGATGGACAGGGCTCCAAAGATGATGACCTCTCCAGGTCGAGCTACAACCCAGGCAAGGGGCTGACTAACGGTGTCAAGAGTAGTTCAG GTTCTCAGAAGTCCGGCTCTGCAGCGGCTCCTGGCCTTCCTATATATGTGGACTTGGCCTACATTCCCAACCACTGCAGTGCCAAAAATGTGGACCAAGAGTTTTTCAAACGCATTCGCTCTGCATACTATGTGGTGAGCGGGAATGACACAGCAAGTGGTGAACCCAGCCGAGGAGTCCTCGATGCACTGCTGGATGGCAAAGCTCAGTGGGGATCAAACCTACAG GTGACGCTGATCCCCACCCACGACACGGAGGTGACCCGTGACTGGTACCAGCAGACTCATGAGAGGCAGCAGGAGCTCAACATCATGGTCCTGGCCTCCAGCAGCACCGTTGTCATGCAGGACGAGTCTTTCCCCGCTTGCAAGATTGAGTTTTAA